The DNA sequence GTATCAGCTGGATAGACCATATTGTCGAGGTGGGCAGTAATGGCGATTTCGGTGCGCGGTTCGGTGCGATCATAGACGGATACTCTAAACTGGTTCAATCGGAACGGCCTGATATTGTGCTGGTAGCGGGGGATGTGGACACATCGCTGGCGGCTGCACTGACAGCAAAACGGTTGGGCAACATCCCCGTAGCCCACCTTGAGGCGGGATTACGTTCTTTTGACCGCAGCATGCCCGAAGAGGTGAACCGGATCTTGATTGACGCGATCAGTGACATCTGGCTGACCCCGGGCGACGATGCCACACAGCGCCTGACCCATGGTCAGTCGCGCCCCGAAGAGCGGGTGCACACGGTCGGAAATATTATGATCGACAGCCTTATCAAGGTGCTAGACCCTGCACGGGGGGCAAAGCAATGTGCCGGTCTCGGGCTTGCCGAGGGGGAGTTTGCAATTGCCACATTCCATCGCCCCGCAAACGTGGACATGCACGATGATTTGAGCGCTGTTCTGGGCCTGTTGCGGTCTGTTGCGGACATATTGCCGGTTCTGGTGCCGGTCCATCCACGGCTGGCGCAAAACCTCAAACGGC is a window from the Sulfitobacter donghicola DSW-25 = KCTC 12864 = JCM 14565 genome containing:
- the wecB gene encoding non-hydrolyzing UDP-N-acetylglucosamine 2-epimerase; this encodes MQVKQPCKIHLLAAARPNFVKIAPLYMVLKEQSWCEPEIIYIAQHPPGPMTTSIAEELGISWIDHIVEVGSNGDFGARFGAIIDGYSKLVQSERPDIVLVAGDVDTSLAAALTAKRLGNIPVAHLEAGLRSFDRSMPEEVNRILIDAISDIWLTPGDDATQRLTHGQSRPEERVHTVGNIMIDSLIKVLDPARGAKQCAGLGLAEGEFAIATFHRPANVDMHDDLSAVLGLLRSVADILPVLVPVHPRLAQNLKRLGLEGQLIHDNLIITEPLVYGDFINLVAKSRMVLTDSGGIQEETAYLGIPCFTYRNNTERPVTVANGTNRLVNRWDALPQIRGFVARDETGNRQQRIAIPLWDGLTAYRTANALHAWWSGVS